A single region of the Malus sylvestris chromosome 8, drMalSylv7.2, whole genome shotgun sequence genome encodes:
- the LOC126633449 gene encoding NAC domain-containing protein 35-like isoform X2: MPNLETTTTSSSSTMSHDDSNKADHDHEHEHDEYVDEHEHDMVMPGFRFHPTEEELVEFYLRRKVEGKRFNVELITFLDLYRYDPWELPAMAAIGEKEWFFYVPRDRKYRNGDRPNRVTTSGYWKATGADRMIRSENFRSIGLKKTLVFYSGKAPKGIRTSWIMNEYRLPHHETERYQKGEISLCRVYKRAGVEDHPSLPRCLPASRASTSRSSVLVAQSTTRSDNKKQHTNNINTVDSVIEKLQAFNEGQSQQIHHDHEHQMDQKMNIETEGSSRNSDVTTVLRLSKHKAYPQGHHQHHNIESSTAAAPGQPGAPTHPVDQEEGMAAFSHHSANSKQSGANCSSVISSTGNSCAALFTSGSSSVLSSNMNAIDDLHRLLNYQPVHVQQQAASNHHQHQQYVHHHLVQYYDHHHHHPQPSNLFSTNFPSAAAALSTIQPQQQQQLPSNALPTAFSDRLWDWNPISEPTRPDYNNLFK, from the exons ATGCCCAATCTAG AAACAACAACAAcctcatcatcatcaacaaTGAGCCACGACGACTCCAACAAGGCCGACCATGATCATGAGCATGAGCATGATGAGTATGTTGATGAGCATGAGCACGACATGGTGATGCCGggctttcgcttccacccaACTGAGGAGGAACTTGTAGAGTTCTACCTTCGCCGTAAGGTTGAGGGCAAGCGCTTCAATGTTGAACTCATTACTTTTCTCGATCTTTATCGCTATGACCCTTGGGAACTTCCAG cTATGGCAGCAATTGGGGAGAAGGAATGGTTCTTTTATGTGCCAAGAGACCGCAAGTACCGCAACGGCGATAGGCCAAACCGGGTAACTACTTCTGGGTATTGGAAGGCAACTGGAGCCGACCGCATGATCCGAAGCGAAAACTTCCGCTCAATcggcctcaagaaaaccctagtcTTTTACTCCGGGAAAGCTCCCAAAGGCATTCGAACTAGTTGGATCATGAACGAATATCGCTTGCCGCATCATGAAACTGAACGATATCAAAAg GGAGAAATATCACTATGCCGAGTATACAAGAGAGCCGGAGTTGAAGACCACCCATCACTCCCTCGTTGTCTCCCGGCATCCAGGGCATCCACATCTAGATCATCAGTACTAGTGGCTCAATCGACGACCAGGTCAGACAATAAAAAGCAGCATACCAATAATATCAACACAGTTGATAGTGTGATTGAAAAACTCCAAGCTTTTAATGAAGGCCAATCGCAGCAGATTCATCATGATCATGAACATCAGATGGATCAAAAGATGAACATCGAAACTGAAGGTAGCAGCAGAAATTCTGATGTGACAACAGTTTTGCGGCTTTCCAAGCATAAAGCGTACCCTCAGGGCCACCACCAGCACCACAACATTGAGAGTAGTACCGCTGCCGCACCTGGACAACCGGGTGCTCCAACTCATCCTGTGGATCAGGAAGAAGGGATGGCTGCTTTCTCGCACCACTCAGCAAACTCAAAGCAATCTGGTGCTAATTGCTCTTCGGTGATCTCGAGTACTGGCAATTCATGTGCAGCACTCTTCACGAGTGGTTCTTCTTCTGTTTTGTCTTCCAATATGAATGCGATTGATGATCTTCATAGACTTTTGAATTACCAACCTGTACACGTACAGCAGCAGGCTGCTTCCAATCATCACCAACATCAACAATATGTACATCATCATCTAGTGCAATACtatgatcatcatcatcatcatccccAACCCAGCAACCTCTTCTCAACAAATTTCCCTTCAGCGGCGGCAGCACTATCAACTATACAgccacagcagcagcagcagctccCCTCTAACGCACTTCCGACTGCTTTCTCTGACCGCCTATGGGACTGGAATCCAATATCAGAGCCAACCCGGCCGGACTACAACAATCTGTTCAagtaa
- the LOC126633449 gene encoding NAC domain-containing protein 35-like isoform X1, translated as MPNLVAETTTTSSSSTMSHDDSNKADHDHEHEHDEYVDEHEHDMVMPGFRFHPTEEELVEFYLRRKVEGKRFNVELITFLDLYRYDPWELPAMAAIGEKEWFFYVPRDRKYRNGDRPNRVTTSGYWKATGADRMIRSENFRSIGLKKTLVFYSGKAPKGIRTSWIMNEYRLPHHETERYQKGEISLCRVYKRAGVEDHPSLPRCLPASRASTSRSSVLVAQSTTRSDNKKQHTNNINTVDSVIEKLQAFNEGQSQQIHHDHEHQMDQKMNIETEGSSRNSDVTTVLRLSKHKAYPQGHHQHHNIESSTAAAPGQPGAPTHPVDQEEGMAAFSHHSANSKQSGANCSSVISSTGNSCAALFTSGSSSVLSSNMNAIDDLHRLLNYQPVHVQQQAASNHHQHQQYVHHHLVQYYDHHHHHPQPSNLFSTNFPSAAAALSTIQPQQQQQLPSNALPTAFSDRLWDWNPISEPTRPDYNNLFK; from the exons ATGCCCAATCTAG TTGCAGAAACAACAACAAcctcatcatcatcaacaaTGAGCCACGACGACTCCAACAAGGCCGACCATGATCATGAGCATGAGCATGATGAGTATGTTGATGAGCATGAGCACGACATGGTGATGCCGggctttcgcttccacccaACTGAGGAGGAACTTGTAGAGTTCTACCTTCGCCGTAAGGTTGAGGGCAAGCGCTTCAATGTTGAACTCATTACTTTTCTCGATCTTTATCGCTATGACCCTTGGGAACTTCCAG cTATGGCAGCAATTGGGGAGAAGGAATGGTTCTTTTATGTGCCAAGAGACCGCAAGTACCGCAACGGCGATAGGCCAAACCGGGTAACTACTTCTGGGTATTGGAAGGCAACTGGAGCCGACCGCATGATCCGAAGCGAAAACTTCCGCTCAATcggcctcaagaaaaccctagtcTTTTACTCCGGGAAAGCTCCCAAAGGCATTCGAACTAGTTGGATCATGAACGAATATCGCTTGCCGCATCATGAAACTGAACGATATCAAAAg GGAGAAATATCACTATGCCGAGTATACAAGAGAGCCGGAGTTGAAGACCACCCATCACTCCCTCGTTGTCTCCCGGCATCCAGGGCATCCACATCTAGATCATCAGTACTAGTGGCTCAATCGACGACCAGGTCAGACAATAAAAAGCAGCATACCAATAATATCAACACAGTTGATAGTGTGATTGAAAAACTCCAAGCTTTTAATGAAGGCCAATCGCAGCAGATTCATCATGATCATGAACATCAGATGGATCAAAAGATGAACATCGAAACTGAAGGTAGCAGCAGAAATTCTGATGTGACAACAGTTTTGCGGCTTTCCAAGCATAAAGCGTACCCTCAGGGCCACCACCAGCACCACAACATTGAGAGTAGTACCGCTGCCGCACCTGGACAACCGGGTGCTCCAACTCATCCTGTGGATCAGGAAGAAGGGATGGCTGCTTTCTCGCACCACTCAGCAAACTCAAAGCAATCTGGTGCTAATTGCTCTTCGGTGATCTCGAGTACTGGCAATTCATGTGCAGCACTCTTCACGAGTGGTTCTTCTTCTGTTTTGTCTTCCAATATGAATGCGATTGATGATCTTCATAGACTTTTGAATTACCAACCTGTACACGTACAGCAGCAGGCTGCTTCCAATCATCACCAACATCAACAATATGTACATCATCATCTAGTGCAATACtatgatcatcatcatcatcatccccAACCCAGCAACCTCTTCTCAACAAATTTCCCTTCAGCGGCGGCAGCACTATCAACTATACAgccacagcagcagcagcagctccCCTCTAACGCACTTCCGACTGCTTTCTCTGACCGCCTATGGGACTGGAATCCAATATCAGAGCCAACCCGGCCGGACTACAACAATCTGTTCAagtaa